In Mycobacterium sp. JS623, one genomic interval encodes:
- a CDS encoding peptide chain release factor 3 — MTDNALAAPLTSDTSPPGRIAAETSRRRTFAVISHPDAGKSTLTEALALHARAITEAGAVHGKAGRRSTVSDWMEMEKARGISITSTALQFPYRTCVINLLDTPGHADFSEDTYRVLTAVDSAVMLIDAAKGLEPQTLKLFQVCKHRGIPIITVVNKWDRPGRHALELMDEIQARIGLRPTPLTWPVGIAGDFKGVLDRRTGNFIRFTRTAGGATAAPEEHIAAADAHAAAGVDWETAVEESELLSADGSDYDREQFLSGAATPTLFTSAALNFGVNQLLDVLVDVAPAPSGSLDVDGGRRATESPFSAFVFKVQAGMDSSHRDRIAYARVVSGTFERGEVLTHAATGKPFVTKYAQSVFGQQRATLDTAWPGDVIGLANAAALRPGDTLYRDVPVQYPPIPSFSPEHFAVARGTDPSKHKQFRRGIEQLEQEGVAQVLRSDRRGEQAPVLAAVGPMQFEVAVHRMAAEIGAPISLESLPYQVARIVDPADAEFMSKQVSSEVLTRTDGVMLVLFSTRWRLEGFQRDNPDVKLGSLVAAEG; from the coding sequence ATGACCGACAATGCCCTGGCCGCTCCGCTGACCTCCGACACCTCGCCACCTGGCCGTATCGCCGCTGAGACGAGCCGCCGCAGAACCTTCGCCGTGATCAGCCATCCCGACGCCGGCAAATCCACGTTGACCGAGGCATTGGCGCTGCACGCGCGGGCCATCACCGAGGCCGGCGCGGTCCACGGCAAGGCGGGCCGGCGCTCGACGGTGTCTGACTGGATGGAGATGGAAAAGGCCAGGGGCATCTCGATCACGTCGACAGCGTTGCAGTTCCCGTATCGAACCTGCGTCATCAACCTGCTCGACACCCCCGGCCACGCCGACTTCTCCGAAGACACCTACCGAGTGCTGACGGCCGTCGACTCCGCGGTGATGCTCATCGACGCCGCGAAAGGCCTTGAGCCGCAGACACTGAAGCTGTTCCAGGTGTGCAAGCACCGGGGGATCCCGATCATCACGGTGGTCAACAAGTGGGACCGCCCCGGCCGCCACGCCCTGGAACTGATGGACGAGATCCAGGCTCGAATCGGGCTGCGCCCAACGCCTTTGACGTGGCCGGTCGGCATCGCCGGCGACTTCAAAGGGGTGCTCGACCGCCGGACCGGAAACTTCATCAGGTTCACCCGCACCGCGGGCGGCGCCACCGCTGCCCCCGAAGAGCACATCGCCGCGGCCGACGCTCACGCGGCCGCGGGCGTCGACTGGGAGACCGCTGTCGAGGAGTCCGAACTGCTGTCGGCGGATGGCTCGGACTACGACCGTGAGCAGTTCCTCAGCGGCGCGGCGACACCGACGTTGTTCACGTCGGCAGCGTTGAACTTCGGGGTGAATCAGCTGCTCGATGTGCTGGTCGACGTCGCACCGGCGCCGAGCGGATCGCTCGACGTCGATGGGGGTCGGCGCGCGACCGAATCACCCTTCAGCGCATTCGTTTTCAAGGTGCAGGCGGGGATGGACTCATCCCACCGCGATCGCATCGCCTACGCGCGGGTGGTCTCGGGCACATTCGAGCGCGGAGAGGTTCTCACCCACGCCGCGACCGGCAAGCCGTTCGTCACCAAGTACGCGCAGTCGGTGTTCGGCCAGCAGCGCGCCACGCTGGATACCGCGTGGCCGGGTGATGTGATCGGGCTAGCCAACGCCGCGGCGCTGCGCCCGGGTGACACGTTGTATCGCGATGTGCCCGTGCAGTATCCGCCGATACCCAGCTTCTCCCCCGAGCATTTCGCGGTGGCCCGCGGCACGGATCCCAGTAAGCACAAGCAGTTTCGCCGCGGGATCGAGCAGCTGGAACAGGAGGGCGTTGCTCAGGTGTTGCGATCAGACCGTCGTGGCGAGCAAGCGCCGGTGCTCGCCGCGGTCGGCCCGATGCAGTTCGAGGTGGCCGTGCACCGGATGGCCGCCGAGATCGGCGCCCCGATCTCGCTGGAGTCACTGCCCTACCAGGTGGCGCGGATCGTGGACCCTGCCGACGCCGAGTTCATGAGCAAACAGGTGTCATCGGAAGTCCTGACCCGCACCGACGGAGTCATGCTCGTGCTGTTCTCCACCCGCTGGCGACTGGAGGGCTTCCAACGGGACAACCCCGACGTGAAGCTGGGATCGTTGGTCGCCGCGGAGGGATAG
- a CDS encoding putative immunity protein has product MILSTIRDPRLVTIRRGGTLTDSDHHLLALWAAECAEHVLPYFESARPRDQRPRQAIEHALAWVSGEVKMMKARTAGGHAMGAARDLRGAPRYAAYAAGQAAVVAHVAAHELGAAAYAIKAARAAAPHDAAEAAGGLECRWQRDQLPDPIRELVLDDQRLRNDLCWSVFDC; this is encoded by the coding sequence ATGATCCTTTCGACAATCCGTGATCCTCGCTTGGTGACGATCCGCCGCGGCGGGACCCTCACAGATTCAGACCATCACCTGCTCGCGCTGTGGGCCGCAGAGTGCGCTGAGCACGTCCTTCCCTACTTCGAGTCCGCCAGGCCTCGAGACCAGCGGCCACGGCAGGCGATCGAGCACGCCCTTGCTTGGGTGAGTGGCGAGGTGAAGATGATGAAGGCTCGCACGGCGGGCGGCCATGCCATGGGTGCGGCCCGAGACCTGCGTGGGGCACCACGGTATGCCGCATACGCTGCCGGCCAGGCCGCCGTCGTCGCCCACGTCGCCGCGCACGAGCTCGGCGCGGCCGCCTACGCAATCAAGGCAGCGCGTGCTGCCGCGCCTCACGATGCAGCCGAGGCCGCGGGGGGTCTTGAATGCCGATGGCAGCGCGACCAGCTTCCTGATCCGATTCGCGAACTCGTTCTCGACGATCAGCGGTTGCGAAATGACCTCTGCTGGTCAGTGTTTGACTGCTGA
- a CDS encoding MMPL/RND family transporter produces the protein MSQHLTERPTTTDRVAKWIRRLCVPIVLIWVAIAALTNVLVPQLEKVGEEHNVALSSPDSPSLQAFQRIGKVFGEFNSDSAAMVVLEGDQPLGADAHRYYDELVKRFNEDTKHVQHVQDFWGDPLTAAGSQSSDGKAAYVQVFLAGNQGEALSLESVDALRQIIAKTPAPPGVHAYVAGSAAQIADQFEVGNESTVMVTLLTVVVIALMLLIVYRSPVTMLLALITVLVEMSAARGIVSLLANVGLIGLSTYSTNILTLLVIAAGTDYVIFLLGRYQERRNDGFDREASFYDMYRGTSHVILGSGLTIAGAVFCLYFTRLPYFQSLGIPAAIGVFVALIASLTLAPAVLVIGSRFGLLEPKRKTAKRGWRRIGTAIVRWPGPILIATMALAFVGLAALSGYKVSYDVSRYMPSTAKSNVGYAAAERHFSKARLNPELLMIETDHDLRNPTDMILLERVAKAVFHTDGVAQVQSITRPLGTPLDHTSIPFQISANSAAQINNLPFQQDRANDLQKQVGVINDSINILRQQYALQQQSSAVTHEQTVAFQQTVVVAQELRDKIANFDDFFRPIRNYFYWEPHCYDIPICWALRSLFDALDGINDLTDQLANVSGSIAKLDELQPKLLALIPPQIQNQQTNRDLTMTNYATTSGIYGQSGAALQNSTALGQAYDASKTDDSFYLPPEAFSNPEFLRGLKLFLSPNGKAARMIITHDVDPATPEGISHIDGIRHAAQEAVKGTPLAGSKVYIGGTASTYKDIADMAHYDLIIAGIASLCLIFLIMLFITRSLVAAFVIVGTVALSLGASFGLSVLVWQHLFGVDLYWVILPLAVILLLAVGSDYNLLLVSRFKEEIHAGINTGIIRSMAGSGSVVTAAGLVFAFTMASFIFSDLRVLGQIGTTIALGLLFDTLIVRSFMTPSIAALLGRWFWWPVQVRQRPVPVKFGEDRQLSLF, from the coding sequence ATGAGCCAACATCTCACCGAACGCCCCACGACGACAGACCGGGTCGCCAAATGGATTCGTCGGCTCTGCGTGCCGATCGTGTTGATCTGGGTGGCCATCGCCGCCCTGACGAACGTACTGGTGCCGCAGCTCGAAAAGGTCGGCGAAGAGCACAACGTGGCGTTGAGCTCCCCGGACTCACCTTCCCTGCAAGCGTTTCAACGAATCGGCAAGGTGTTCGGCGAGTTCAACTCCGACAGCGCGGCGATGGTGGTGCTCGAGGGTGACCAGCCGCTCGGCGCCGACGCGCACCGCTACTACGACGAGCTGGTCAAGCGGTTCAACGAGGACACCAAGCACGTCCAGCATGTGCAGGACTTCTGGGGTGATCCGCTGACAGCCGCGGGCTCGCAGAGCTCGGACGGCAAAGCCGCCTATGTTCAGGTGTTCCTGGCCGGCAATCAGGGTGAGGCGTTGTCGCTGGAGTCGGTCGACGCCCTGCGCCAGATCATCGCCAAAACGCCTGCACCGCCTGGCGTACACGCCTACGTCGCCGGCTCGGCAGCGCAGATCGCCGATCAGTTCGAGGTGGGCAACGAGAGCACCGTGATGGTGACCCTGTTGACCGTCGTGGTGATCGCGCTGATGTTGCTCATCGTCTACCGGTCGCCAGTCACGATGCTGCTGGCGCTCATCACGGTGCTCGTCGAAATGTCCGCAGCGCGCGGGATCGTCTCGTTGCTCGCGAACGTCGGACTCATTGGGCTGTCGACGTATTCGACCAACATCCTCACGCTGTTGGTCATCGCCGCGGGTACCGACTACGTCATCTTCCTGCTCGGCCGCTATCAGGAGAGACGCAACGACGGTTTCGATCGCGAGGCGTCCTTCTACGACATGTATCGCGGCACATCGCACGTGATCTTGGGGTCCGGCTTGACGATCGCCGGCGCGGTGTTCTGCCTGTACTTCACCCGCCTGCCGTATTTCCAGAGCCTCGGAATCCCTGCTGCCATCGGTGTTTTCGTCGCACTGATCGCGTCGTTGACGCTGGCGCCCGCCGTGCTGGTGATCGGTAGCCGCTTCGGTCTGCTGGAACCCAAACGCAAGACGGCCAAGCGGGGTTGGCGGCGAATCGGGACGGCGATCGTCCGGTGGCCCGGGCCGATCCTGATCGCGACGATGGCGCTGGCCTTCGTCGGACTGGCAGCGCTATCCGGCTACAAGGTGAGCTACGACGTCAGCCGGTACATGCCGTCCACTGCCAAGTCCAATGTGGGATACGCGGCCGCGGAGCGGCACTTCTCGAAGGCGCGGCTCAATCCCGAACTGCTGATGATCGAGACCGACCACGATCTCCGCAATCCCACCGACATGATTCTGCTGGAGCGGGTGGCCAAGGCGGTCTTTCACACCGACGGCGTCGCGCAGGTGCAGTCGATCACGCGGCCGTTGGGCACCCCCTTGGATCACACGTCGATCCCGTTCCAGATCAGTGCGAACAGCGCGGCGCAGATCAACAACCTGCCGTTCCAGCAGGACCGCGCCAACGACCTGCAGAAGCAGGTGGGCGTCATCAACGACTCGATCAACATTCTGCGGCAGCAGTATGCGTTGCAGCAGCAGTCCAGCGCGGTGACGCACGAACAGACGGTGGCGTTTCAGCAGACGGTGGTGGTGGCGCAGGAGCTGCGCGACAAGATCGCGAACTTCGACGACTTCTTCCGGCCGATCCGCAACTACTTCTATTGGGAGCCACACTGTTACGACATCCCGATCTGCTGGGCCCTGCGGTCGCTGTTCGACGCGCTCGACGGCATCAACGATTTGACCGATCAGTTGGCCAACGTCTCGGGGAGCATCGCGAAACTGGATGAGCTGCAGCCCAAGCTGCTCGCGCTGATTCCGCCGCAGATCCAAAATCAGCAGACCAACCGCGATCTGACGATGACGAACTACGCGACCACGTCAGGCATCTACGGCCAAAGCGGAGCGGCGCTGCAGAATTCGACCGCGCTGGGCCAGGCGTATGACGCATCGAAGACCGATGACTCGTTCTATCTACCGCCGGAGGCGTTCAGCAACCCGGAGTTCCTGCGCGGGCTGAAGTTGTTCCTATCGCCGAACGGTAAGGCTGCGCGGATGATCATCACGCATGACGTGGATCCGGCTACGCCCGAAGGCATTTCGCATATCGATGGGATCAGACATGCGGCGCAGGAGGCGGTCAAGGGGACGCCGTTGGCGGGGTCGAAGGTGTATATCGGCGGTACGGCGTCCACGTACAAAGACATCGCGGACATGGCGCACTACGACTTGATCATCGCGGGCATCGCGTCGCTCTGCCTCATCTTTCTGATCATGTTGTTCATCACGCGGAGCCTGGTCGCGGCGTTTGTCATCGTGGGCACGGTGGCGTTGTCGTTGGGTGCGTCGTTCGGCCTGTCGGTGTTGGTATGGCAGCACCTGTTTGGCGTCGACTTGTATTGGGTGATATTGCCATTGGCGGTCATCCTGCTGCTGGCGGTGGGGTCGGACTACAACCTTCTCCTGGTGTCGCGGTTCAAGGAAGAGATCCATGCCGGGATCAACACCGGCATCATCCGGTCGATGGCGGGCAGCGGCTCGGTGGTGACGGCGGCAGGGCTGGTGTTCGCGTTCACGATGGCGTCGTTCATCTTCAGCGACCTGCGCGTGCTCGGCCAGATCGGAACGACGATCGCGCTGGGGCTTTTATTCGACACGTTGATCGTCCGGTCGTTCATGACGCCGTCGATCGCGGCGCTGCTGGGTCGATGGTTCTGGTGGCCAGTGCAGGTGCGCCAGCGGCCCGTGCCCGTCAAATTCGGCGAGGATCGGCAGCTGTCGCTGTTCTAG
- a CDS encoding MmpS family transport accessory protein: MQRVSLGSRLLRRWMLLVAILVIAVAGFAVYRLNGIFGSKDVTSTPSAAANEIHPFNPKHVVMEVYGPPGTTATITYLDVNAQPQRVDAATLPWSYDTTTTQPAVFVNVSAQGDSDSLGCRIKIDDVVKDERTVNTLNAFTYCLDKSG; the protein is encoded by the coding sequence ATGCAGCGGGTTTCGCTCGGAAGCCGACTGTTGCGACGCTGGATGCTTCTGGTCGCGATCCTCGTCATCGCGGTCGCGGGATTCGCTGTGTACCGGCTGAACGGCATCTTCGGCTCCAAAGACGTCACCTCCACCCCCAGCGCAGCCGCCAACGAGATCCACCCGTTCAACCCCAAGCACGTCGTCATGGAGGTCTACGGCCCACCGGGCACCACCGCGACCATCACCTACCTCGACGTCAACGCCCAACCCCAGCGTGTCGACGCCGCGACCCTGCCCTGGTCCTATGACACCACCACCACCCAACCGGCCGTCTTCGTCAACGTCTCCGCCCAAGGCGACAGCGACTCCCTCGGCTGCCGAATCAAGATCGACGACGTCGTCAAAGACGAAAGAACGGTCAACACCCTGAACGCCTTCACCTACTGCCTGGACAAATCCGGATGA
- a CDS encoding ArsR/SmtB family transcription factor — protein MPNYSGFDEVGRVFHALADPTRRAIVERLVRSPAPVKALAEPLAMSLPAVMQHLKVLEEAGVIVTEKLGRVRSCRIEPQALRDAERWLSGQRTQWERQLDELDDYLKGK, from the coding sequence ATGCCTAACTATTCCGGGTTTGACGAGGTGGGCCGCGTTTTCCACGCGCTCGCCGACCCGACCCGGCGGGCGATCGTCGAGCGGCTCGTCCGAAGTCCTGCGCCGGTCAAGGCGTTGGCCGAGCCACTCGCGATGTCGCTGCCCGCGGTGATGCAGCACCTGAAGGTGCTGGAAGAGGCGGGAGTCATCGTCACCGAGAAGTTGGGCCGGGTCCGCAGCTGCCGGATCGAACCACAGGCGCTGCGCGACGCAGAGCGCTGGCTCAGCGGCCAGCGCACGCAATGGGAACGACAGCTCGACGAGCTCGACGACTACCTGAAAGGAAAGTGA
- a CDS encoding dihydrofolate reductase family protein — protein MARTNLSMSISADGYVAGPDQSEENPLGVGGLAVHDWHIGPNRDHPVNQQVMSDMLDGMGATIMGRNMFGPIRGDWGDSDWRGWWGDTPPYHCPVFVLTHYAHDPIEMDGGTTFHFVTDGIESAYAQAQAAAGGKDISIAGGASCGRQAIQAGLVDEIDLQVSSVILGSGERLFDGFQPGVPKMELVRVLEAPGVAHLRYRVTR, from the coding sequence ATGGCGCGCACCAACCTCTCGATGTCGATCTCGGCCGACGGCTACGTCGCCGGACCCGATCAGAGTGAAGAGAATCCCCTCGGGGTAGGCGGCCTTGCCGTTCACGATTGGCATATCGGCCCGAACAGGGATCACCCGGTCAACCAGCAGGTGATGTCCGACATGCTGGATGGTATGGGCGCAACCATCATGGGCCGCAACATGTTCGGCCCTATTCGGGGCGATTGGGGCGACTCCGATTGGAGAGGATGGTGGGGCGACACCCCGCCATACCACTGCCCCGTCTTCGTGCTCACCCACTACGCCCACGATCCGATCGAGATGGACGGTGGGACGACGTTCCATTTCGTCACTGACGGCATCGAATCCGCCTATGCACAGGCGCAGGCGGCTGCCGGCGGAAAGGACATCTCGATCGCTGGTGGCGCATCGTGCGGCCGGCAGGCGATCCAGGCGGGCCTGGTCGATGAGATCGATCTGCAGGTGTCGTCAGTGATCCTCGGCTCAGGTGAGCGCTTGTTCGACGGGTTCCAGCCCGGCGTGCCGAAGATGGAGCTGGTTC
- a CDS encoding SRPBCC family protein, with protein sequence MTDVTHSTFTLERHYPAAVERVFQAWADPAARKRWMAQGAEHTQDFVVGGLETVKGFDGQGRPLTYEARYAEIVANERILTMSTLHTGDQLSTVSVTSVEFQSADNGTLLVLTEHGMYLSGQEQPAWREHGTAAQLDTLAAEFAAAIDTKEK encoded by the coding sequence ATGACGGACGTAACGCACTCGACGTTCACACTCGAGCGCCACTACCCCGCGGCGGTGGAGAGGGTGTTCCAGGCATGGGCGGATCCGGCGGCGCGCAAGCGATGGATGGCCCAAGGAGCTGAGCACACTCAGGACTTTGTGGTCGGCGGCCTCGAGACGGTCAAAGGCTTCGATGGACAGGGCCGGCCGTTGACCTACGAGGCTCGCTACGCCGAAATCGTGGCCAATGAACGCATTCTGACGATGTCGACACTGCACACCGGGGATCAGCTGTCGACCGTCTCGGTCACCAGCGTCGAGTTCCAGTCAGCCGACAACGGCACCCTGCTGGTGTTGACCGAGCACGGCATGTACCTGTCGGGCCAGGAGCAGCCGGCGTGGCGTGAACACGGAACAGCTGCCCAACTCGACACCCTGGCTGCGGAGTTCGCCGCGGCCATCGACACAAAGGAGAAGTAG
- a CDS encoding MFS transporter — MAAPAETQGVIRSIIPARIDRLPWSPFHTRMVVALGVAWILDGLEITVASAVADTLTQPETLGLSSAAVGFIASVYLAGEVVGALFFGQLSDKLGRRNLFMITLGVYLLGSGLTALTLGNGAGWIVFLYITRFIAGMGIGGEYAAINSAIDELIPARFRGRVDIAINGTYWGGAILGTIGTFVFLKVIDLSLGWRLAFLIGPVLGLVILFVRRNLPESPRWQVMNGRVDAAEESISYIEREVEATGATLPPVDESKAIELKPTEKIGYLALTRVLFRDYPSRSILGATLMISQSFLYNAIFFTYTLVLGKFYGVASEMTPLYLIAFAVGNLTGPLTIGHFFDTIGRKKMIAGTYLLSGVLLAVSAVLFNAGVLNAITQTIAWCVIFYFASAGASAAYLTVSEIFPLEVRAKAIAVFFSIAQCFGALGPVVYGALIGDGSQPFLLFLGYLLGAGVMIVGGLVAWFLAVDAEGRSLEEIATPLAAAGVERRRGSVRAEGAAKPYSP, encoded by the coding sequence ATGGCAGCGCCGGCCGAGACGCAAGGTGTAATCCGCAGCATCATTCCCGCACGAATCGACCGATTGCCGTGGTCGCCGTTCCACACCAGGATGGTCGTCGCGCTGGGCGTGGCCTGGATCCTCGATGGTCTAGAGATCACCGTGGCCAGCGCCGTGGCCGACACGCTGACACAGCCCGAGACCCTGGGGTTGTCGTCGGCCGCGGTTGGCTTCATCGCCAGCGTGTACCTGGCCGGCGAGGTCGTCGGCGCGCTGTTCTTCGGGCAACTGTCGGACAAACTCGGCCGACGCAACCTCTTCATGATCACCTTGGGCGTCTACCTCCTCGGTAGCGGCCTGACCGCGTTGACTCTCGGCAACGGCGCAGGGTGGATCGTGTTCCTCTACATCACCCGGTTCATCGCCGGCATGGGCATCGGCGGCGAGTACGCCGCCATCAACTCCGCGATCGACGAGCTGATCCCTGCCCGCTTCCGCGGCCGCGTCGACATCGCCATCAACGGAACCTATTGGGGTGGTGCGATTCTCGGCACCATCGGCACGTTCGTATTCCTCAAAGTCATCGACCTCAGCCTCGGTTGGCGGCTGGCCTTCCTCATCGGCCCGGTGCTCGGCCTCGTGATCTTGTTCGTGCGGCGCAACTTGCCGGAGAGCCCGCGCTGGCAGGTGATGAACGGCCGTGTGGATGCCGCCGAAGAGTCGATCTCCTACATCGAGCGCGAAGTCGAGGCCACCGGCGCTACGTTGCCTCCTGTCGACGAGAGCAAGGCCATCGAGCTCAAACCGACTGAGAAGATCGGCTATCTGGCGCTGACGCGAGTCCTGTTCCGTGATTACCCGTCCCGGTCCATCCTCGGCGCGACTCTGATGATCAGCCAATCCTTCCTGTACAACGCCATCTTCTTCACCTACACGTTGGTGCTCGGCAAGTTCTATGGCGTGGCGTCCGAAATGACGCCGCTGTACCTGATCGCGTTCGCCGTCGGAAACCTCACCGGCCCGTTGACCATTGGGCACTTCTTCGACACCATCGGCCGCAAGAAGATGATCGCCGGTACGTATCTGTTGTCCGGTGTTCTGCTTGCCGTCAGCGCGGTCTTGTTCAACGCCGGGGTGCTCAACGCGATCACCCAGACCATTGCCTGGTGTGTCATCTTCTACTTCGCGTCGGCCGGCGCCAGCGCCGCCTATCTGACTGTGAGTGAGATCTTCCCGCTCGAGGTGCGGGCCAAGGCCATCGCGGTGTTCTTCTCCATCGCTCAGTGCTTCGGCGCCCTCGGGCCGGTCGTCTACGGCGCGCTCATCGGCGATGGCTCCCAACCCTTCTTGCTGTTCCTTGGCTATCTGCTGGGTGCGGGCGTGATGATCGTCGGCGGCTTGGTCGCATGGTTCCTCGCGGTCGATGCCGAGGGTCGGTCGTTGGAAGAGATCGCCACCCCGCTGGCCGCCGCCGGTGTCGAGCGGCGCAGGGGTTCCGTCCGCGCGGAGGGTGCCGCTAAGCCGTACTCGCCCTGA
- a CDS encoding DMT family transporter, with product MNSSLSHWLAVGFALLAALCTAIGITVRQRAIQDEASRLPPPDTIVTSWVRDPTWWIGIGVAVAGFAFQAVALVYGSLLLVQPLLVSALLFVLPLGARFSRQRVRAADWGWALMLTGALTVFILVGRPSDGDGHPAASSRAWVLLFVVALSMVIPCTLGARRTTGRLRASLLAIPVAVLLGLTAVLTKVCAHRVSVSGWDGLLTVPAPYVFVVLAVSVTVLQQSAFNAGALQASVPIMLVGEPVVAALIGVVVLGEGLTVDGLAAPALVAAIGAMTAATIALACGSRGRSDQLSKNSSRSAPPAAGAAAASLDRRSATSSVR from the coding sequence ATGAACTCGTCACTTTCGCACTGGTTGGCAGTCGGATTCGCGCTGCTGGCAGCGTTGTGCACTGCTATTGGAATTACGGTGCGGCAGAGGGCTATTCAAGACGAAGCGTCTCGACTGCCACCGCCGGACACGATCGTGACATCGTGGGTTCGCGACCCCACTTGGTGGATCGGCATTGGTGTCGCCGTGGCGGGATTCGCATTCCAGGCAGTCGCGCTGGTATACGGATCACTTTTATTGGTCCAGCCCTTACTGGTGTCTGCCCTACTGTTCGTGCTGCCCCTGGGTGCGCGCTTCTCCCGCCAACGCGTCCGCGCCGCGGACTGGGGGTGGGCGCTGATGCTGACTGGCGCGTTGACTGTGTTCATCCTCGTCGGGCGGCCGAGCGATGGTGATGGTCACCCGGCTGCTTCGAGCCGCGCGTGGGTGCTGTTGTTCGTGGTGGCACTGTCGATGGTGATCCCGTGCACGCTCGGTGCTCGCCGCACGACCGGTCGGCTGCGGGCTTCGCTGCTGGCGATTCCTGTGGCTGTGCTTCTCGGCTTGACAGCCGTCCTGACCAAGGTCTGCGCTCACAGGGTCTCTGTGAGCGGATGGGATGGTCTGCTGACGGTGCCGGCGCCGTACGTGTTCGTGGTGCTGGCGGTGTCGGTCACCGTGCTGCAGCAGTCGGCATTCAACGCGGGGGCCTTGCAGGCCTCGGTTCCGATCATGCTGGTCGGCGAGCCCGTGGTCGCCGCGTTGATCGGCGTGGTGGTGCTCGGCGAGGGCCTGACCGTGGATGGTCTAGCGGCGCCGGCTTTGGTCGCCGCGATAGGCGCCATGACGGCCGCGACGATCGCGTTGGCCTGCGGCAGCCGTGGGCGGTCAGACCAGCTGAGTAAAAACTCCAGCCGGAGCGCCCCGCCCGCGGCTGGTGCGGCCGCGGCCTCGCTTGACCGCCGCTCTGCAACCAGCAGCGTTCGGTGA